One stretch of Ornithinimicrobium ciconiae DNA includes these proteins:
- a CDS encoding maleylacetate reductase: protein MSFVHDTLAQRVILGSGLAAQAVADEVTRLGRRRVMVVAGGSEAGLADQIAEGLVSAGLQVTLRWGEVRQHVPLELARRAQAAAARADIDVIVSVGGGSTTGLAKAIAMEVDAPILAVPTTYAGSEATTMWGLTDGGTKTTGDDPRVLPATVIYDAELTTSLPVDLTVASGLNGLAHCVDSLWAPRANPINAAMALEGARALATGLPAVVADPGDLEGRERCLYGAYLAALSFASAGSGMHHKICHVLGGTYDLPHAQTHAVVLPYVLAHNAWAVPAEAGRLALALGAAPGRVEEAPAAAAIEVLEQLRVSLGAPRDLAGTGLAESALAEAAVACLAVIPASNPAPVTEASVSALLRAAWAGDTPTLIRS from the coding sequence ATGTCGTTCGTGCACGACACACTCGCCCAGCGAGTCATCCTTGGGTCGGGTCTGGCGGCGCAGGCTGTGGCAGATGAGGTGACCAGGCTTGGACGCCGGCGGGTGATGGTGGTCGCCGGCGGCTCCGAGGCTGGGCTTGCCGACCAGATTGCTGAAGGCTTGGTGTCGGCGGGCCTGCAGGTGACCCTGCGGTGGGGTGAGGTGCGTCAGCACGTCCCGCTGGAGTTGGCCAGACGTGCCCAAGCGGCGGCTGCGCGGGCGGACATCGATGTCATCGTCAGCGTCGGCGGTGGATCGACAACGGGACTCGCCAAGGCCATCGCGATGGAGGTCGACGCACCGATCCTGGCAGTGCCCACGACCTATGCCGGTTCCGAAGCCACCACCATGTGGGGTTTGACCGACGGGGGCACGAAGACCACGGGTGATGATCCCCGGGTGCTGCCGGCCACCGTCATCTACGACGCCGAGCTCACCACATCGCTGCCGGTCGATCTGACGGTTGCTTCTGGGCTCAACGGTCTGGCGCACTGCGTCGACTCGCTCTGGGCGCCCCGGGCCAATCCGATCAACGCAGCCATGGCGCTGGAGGGGGCCCGCGCGCTTGCCACCGGGTTGCCTGCGGTCGTGGCTGATCCGGGCGACCTGGAGGGGCGCGAGCGGTGTCTCTATGGTGCCTACCTTGCGGCACTCTCGTTTGCTTCCGCGGGATCTGGCATGCACCACAAGATCTGCCACGTGCTGGGCGGCACCTACGACCTGCCACATGCCCAGACCCATGCGGTGGTGCTGCCCTATGTGCTGGCGCACAACGCGTGGGCCGTCCCGGCCGAGGCCGGACGTCTGGCTCTCGCCCTCGGCGCGGCACCCGGTCGCGTCGAGGAGGCCCCCGCGGCGGCAGCCATCGAAGTGCTGGAGCAGTTGCGTGTGAGCCTCGGTGCACCGCGCGACCTGGCCGGAACCGGCCTGGCCGAGTCGGCCCTAGCCGAAGCCGCAGTCGCCTGCCTGGCGGTGATCCCCGCCTCCAACCCCGCACCGGTGACCGAAGCCTCGGTGAGCGCGCTCCTGCGCGCAGCCTGGGCCGGTGACACCCCGACCCTGATCCGCTCGTGA
- a CDS encoding intradiol ring-cleavage dioxygenase, translating to MPPERSPGDEGTHTVEVSAEQAARETALVEQVVASFEGAESPRLKQLMQALTRHLHAFAREVRLTEEEWGGAIDFLTRAGHITTETRQEFVLLSDTLGLSMQTIAINNEAYQDATEATVFGPFFVEGAPRIDNGADLAFGAAGQPCWVEGRVTGTDGNPVSGARIEVWEADEDGFYDVQYDDGRTAARAHLFSDQDGTYRFWGITPTPYPIPYDGPVGEMLQAVGRSPMRTSHLHFMVSAEGSRTLVTHIFVDGCDYLDRDSVFGVKESLIKDFVLQPPGTPTPDGRDIGEREWASVRFDIVLAPAPAEETADVHRIAVLGSGAGR from the coding sequence ATGCCGCCGGAACGCTCCCCGGGGGATGAGGGGACCCACACGGTGGAGGTGTCCGCCGAGCAGGCCGCCCGCGAGACGGCACTGGTGGAGCAGGTAGTCGCCTCCTTCGAGGGGGCGGAATCGCCGCGGTTGAAGCAGCTGATGCAGGCGCTCACCCGGCACCTGCACGCGTTCGCCCGGGAAGTGCGGCTGACCGAGGAGGAGTGGGGTGGCGCAATCGACTTCCTCACCCGGGCGGGGCACATCACGACCGAGACACGGCAGGAGTTTGTCCTGCTCTCAGACACGCTGGGCCTATCCATGCAGACGATCGCGATCAACAATGAGGCCTACCAGGACGCGACCGAGGCCACGGTGTTCGGTCCCTTCTTCGTCGAGGGCGCGCCACGCATCGACAATGGCGCAGACCTGGCCTTTGGTGCCGCCGGGCAGCCGTGCTGGGTCGAGGGCCGGGTCACTGGCACCGACGGCAACCCCGTGTCGGGGGCGCGGATCGAGGTGTGGGAGGCCGATGAGGATGGCTTCTACGACGTGCAGTATGACGATGGCCGCACCGCCGCCCGCGCCCACCTGTTCAGTGACCAGGACGGGACCTACCGGTTTTGGGGCATCACGCCCACCCCTTACCCGATTCCCTATGACGGGCCAGTCGGGGAGATGCTGCAGGCCGTTGGGCGCTCGCCGATGCGCACCTCTCACCTGCACTTCATGGTCTCGGCTGAAGGCTCGCGCACCCTGGTGACGCACATCTTCGTGGACGGTTGCGACTATCTGGACCGGGACTCCGTCTTTGGGGTCAAGGAGTCGCTCATCAAGGACTTCGTGCTGCAGCCCCCCGGGACCCCGACCCCCGACGGCCGCGACATCGGCGAGCGTGAGTGGGCCAGCGTCCGCTTCGACATCGTGCTGGCACCGGCTCCGGCGGAGGAGACCGCCGACGTCCACCGGATCGCAGTGCTCGGGTCCGGGGCAGGTCGCTGA
- a CDS encoding nuclear transport factor 2 family protein yields the protein MTTTDEQQLRDLEDARYQAMERGDADAVAALCHPDLTYAHSNGARDSLETLVKKIADKVFVYGPIDHPIAQVIINGSTGVVVGGMRARVEVNGEERNLNNTAIAVWARGDAGWRLVAYQPTPLLP from the coding sequence ATGACGACGACCGACGAGCAGCAACTACGTGACCTGGAGGATGCGCGCTACCAGGCGATGGAGAGAGGCGATGCCGATGCGGTCGCCGCCCTCTGCCACCCCGACCTGACTTACGCCCACTCCAACGGTGCACGGGACAGCCTGGAAACCCTGGTGAAGAAGATCGCGGACAAGGTCTTCGTCTACGGACCTATCGATCACCCCATCGCCCAGGTCATCATCAACGGCTCGACAGGGGTCGTGGTCGGGGGCATGCGGGCACGGGTCGAGGTCAACGGCGAGGAGCGCAATCTCAACAACACGGCCATCGCCGTGTGGGCCAGGGGTGACGCTGGCTGGCGCCTGGTGGCGTATCAGCCCACGCCGTTGCTCCCCTGA
- a CDS encoding FadR/GntR family transcriptional regulator, with the protein MSLLVDVPRSLAAEVAERLSARCAEVPANTRLGTKKELQVETGVAAATLNEALRMLQSQGLLTLKTGPNGGVFTAEPDPLVSIGQALVRVRGSSQVAEVLPLRDALDPLTVREAARHRTAADLRMLKGKMTHMKDVLEDDLEFAKAVWDFHRGICSVGRNEILKSVSLGLLEIIVRSTDAVVGKTMEQKLQRIALHQALYDAIESQDPEECDRASHAHHVEGG; encoded by the coding sequence ATGTCTCTGTTGGTTGATGTGCCTCGCTCCTTGGCGGCTGAGGTGGCTGAGCGGCTGTCCGCGCGCTGCGCAGAGGTGCCGGCGAACACCAGGCTGGGCACCAAGAAGGAACTGCAGGTTGAGACGGGCGTGGCCGCGGCGACCCTGAACGAGGCGCTCCGCATGCTGCAGTCCCAGGGCCTGCTGACGCTCAAGACCGGTCCCAACGGGGGAGTGTTCACCGCCGAGCCAGACCCCCTTGTCAGCATCGGTCAGGCGCTGGTCCGGGTGCGGGGTAGTTCCCAGGTTGCCGAAGTGCTGCCACTGCGCGATGCCCTCGACCCGCTCACGGTGAGGGAGGCCGCCAGGCACCGCACGGCCGCTGACCTGCGCATGCTCAAGGGCAAGATGACGCACATGAAGGACGTCCTTGAGGACGACCTGGAGTTTGCCAAGGCAGTCTGGGACTTTCACCGAGGCATCTGCAGCGTCGGACGCAACGAGATCCTGAAGTCGGTGTCTCTGGGGCTGCTAGAGATCATCGTGCGCAGCACAGATGCCGTTGTGGGCAAGACCATGGAGCAGAAGCTGCAGCGGATCGCCCTGCACCAGGCGCTCTATGATGCCATCGAGTCACAGGACCCTGAGGAGTGCGACCGCGCTTCCCACGCGCACCACGTCGAGGGCGGCTGA
- a CDS encoding enoyl-CoA hydratase/isomerase family protein gives MSADTAGEVLSHVEGQVATLTLSRPGKHNSLTRAMWRQLTELVRELDDDPQIRVITVRGKGSVFSSGADLPEVIEAAGARESAQAFCEEVAAALVALATSSKLTVALLARHVSGGGAEIAMACDLRLAQDDILFSIPVARMGLVPDRLTVRRLLSLAGPGTARAILLLARRLDAEHCLRVGLVDQIVPVGDLDEALHAVLRDLSDTVDYSVTNTKALLLREEALTNGDLVEEFVESLVSGGVAQNGARHLAGLR, from the coding sequence ATGTCTGCAGACACGGCCGGTGAGGTCCTGTCGCACGTCGAGGGGCAGGTGGCAACCCTGACGCTCTCCCGTCCCGGGAAGCACAACTCCCTCACCCGCGCCATGTGGCGCCAGCTGACCGAGTTGGTGCGCGAGCTAGACGATGACCCGCAGATCCGGGTCATCACCGTGCGCGGCAAGGGCTCGGTCTTTTCCTCCGGCGCCGACCTGCCCGAGGTGATCGAGGCTGCCGGGGCACGCGAGTCCGCCCAGGCGTTCTGCGAGGAGGTCGCAGCCGCTCTGGTTGCCCTGGCCACCAGCAGCAAACTCACCGTGGCCCTGCTGGCCCGGCACGTGTCCGGAGGCGGTGCAGAGATCGCGATGGCCTGCGACCTGCGCCTGGCCCAGGACGACATCCTCTTCTCCATCCCGGTGGCACGCATGGGCCTGGTGCCAGACCGGCTCACGGTCCGCCGACTACTCTCCCTCGCCGGCCCCGGCACCGCCCGAGCGATCCTGCTGCTCGCCCGGCGCCTGGACGCCGAGCACTGCCTGCGCGTGGGACTGGTCGATCAGATCGTCCCGGTCGGCGACCTGGATGAGGCGCTGCACGCAGTGCTCCGCGATCTGAGCGACACAGTGGACTACTCCGTCACCAACACCAAGGCCCTGCTGCTGCGCGAGGAAGCACTGACCAACGGCGACCTGGTCGAGGAGTTCGTGGAGTCACTGGTCTCCGGTGGCGTCGCCCAGAACGGCGCGCGCCACCTCGCTGGCCTGCGCTAA
- a CDS encoding CaiB/BaiF CoA transferase family protein, whose protein sequence is MTTSPGHPADTAPRHTPPGRGPLAGTLVVDLSRALAGPHAAMMMADLGARVIKVESPGQGDESRTWGPLVPNTDGEGSTSAYFLACNRNKESIALDLKSDDGRATLTALIERADVLVENFRTGVLDRLGFDADRLAELNPALIVLSITGFGHDGPEGGRAGYDQIAQGEAGLMSITGSGPQDPQRVGVAISDLLAGMHGAYGVLAALLERQRTGRGQIVRTSLLASAVGVHAFQGTRWTVAGQVPEPFGNHHPSIAPYGLFHCQDGAVQIACGNDRQWQSLCAALALSVPEGELATNTDRVQRRGEVITLIEDALAALDIAEVLTLMNEAGIAAGRVRDMQEVYDWEQTRSQGLLIDVEHPGLGDIQLPGPPLRYFELEGSGEVTRTGHQAPPLLDQDGAAIRAWLASTDPTSS, encoded by the coding sequence ATGACGACATCCCCGGGACATCCCGCTGACACAGCCCCACGGCATACACCCCCGGGCCGCGGCCCACTGGCCGGCACCCTGGTGGTCGACCTGAGCCGGGCGCTGGCGGGGCCGCACGCGGCGATGATGATGGCCGACCTCGGTGCCCGCGTCATCAAGGTGGAGTCTCCCGGGCAGGGAGATGAGTCGCGCACCTGGGGCCCGCTGGTGCCCAACACCGACGGCGAGGGCTCGACCAGTGCCTACTTCCTGGCGTGCAACCGCAACAAGGAGTCCATCGCCCTGGACCTGAAGTCCGACGACGGACGCGCGACCCTGACCGCCCTCATTGAACGGGCCGACGTGCTCGTGGAGAACTTCCGCACCGGAGTCCTCGACCGGCTCGGCTTCGACGCCGACCGGCTGGCCGAACTCAACCCGGCCCTGATCGTGCTCTCGATCACCGGCTTCGGGCACGACGGACCCGAGGGTGGCCGCGCCGGCTATGACCAGATCGCCCAGGGCGAGGCCGGCCTGATGTCGATCACCGGCTCCGGACCGCAGGACCCGCAACGGGTCGGTGTCGCGATCAGCGACCTGCTGGCCGGGATGCACGGCGCCTACGGGGTGCTGGCCGCGCTCTTGGAGCGGCAGCGAACCGGTCGCGGACAGATCGTGCGGACCTCCCTGCTGGCCTCCGCGGTCGGGGTGCACGCCTTCCAGGGCACCCGGTGGACCGTGGCCGGCCAGGTCCCCGAACCGTTCGGCAACCACCACCCCAGCATCGCCCCCTACGGACTGTTCCACTGCCAGGACGGCGCGGTGCAGATCGCCTGCGGCAACGACCGCCAGTGGCAGAGCCTGTGCGCGGCGCTCGCCCTGTCCGTGCCCGAGGGTGAACTGGCCACCAACACCGATCGGGTGCAGCGCCGCGGTGAGGTCATCACCCTGATCGAGGATGCGCTGGCCGCGCTAGACATCGCTGAGGTGCTCACCCTCATGAATGAGGCCGGCATCGCCGCCGGACGGGTGCGCGACATGCAGGAGGTCTATGACTGGGAGCAGACCCGCTCCCAGGGACTCCTCATCGACGTCGAGCACCCCGGGCTGGGCGACATCCAGTTGCCCGGACCGCCCCTGCGCTACTTCGAGCTGGAGGGCTCGGGTGAGGTGACTCGCACCGGGCACCAGGCGCCACCGCTGCTCGACCAGGACGGTGCGGCCATCCGTGCGTGGTTGGCCAGCACCGACCCCACGTCGTCCTGA
- a CDS encoding aminotransferase class V-fold PLP-dependent enzyme: MEAPQFVGQDVEVLCADGQSRRYVHLDNTASTPALTEVVREVEEFLPWYSSVHRGTGVKSRRSTEVFESTRDTVAAFVGARPSDQVVLVRNTTEAINVLSGALPAGTRVLGTPVEHHANLLPWRRHDFEMLPFPASADELCASCDQALREAERPFDLVAVTAASNVTGEVWPLARLAQIAHRHGARLFVDAAQLAAHRAIHMAADGIDLLAFSGHKIYAPFGAGALVGDLGALSHSAPFMRGGGAVLMVTADEVIWEVGPERHEAGSPNVVGAVALAAACRALSAVGMDEVARHERVLAAQLRAGLEQTPGLELFGLWSGADIDRVGVATFQLPGYRHPLLAAILSAEHAIGVRNGCFCAHLLMARLLGLTTEELQALSAQFHAGQQPAIPGAVRASIGLGTTSADVDRLVQALGDLADHGPRATYHYEPDHDEYLCHQLSPV, encoded by the coding sequence GTGGAAGCGCCCCAGTTTGTGGGCCAAGACGTGGAGGTCCTCTGCGCCGACGGCCAGTCACGCCGCTATGTGCACCTGGACAACACCGCGAGCACCCCGGCACTGACGGAAGTCGTGCGCGAGGTCGAGGAGTTCCTGCCCTGGTACAGCAGCGTCCACCGGGGCACCGGCGTCAAGTCGCGCCGGTCGACCGAGGTCTTCGAGTCGACCCGTGACACGGTGGCTGCCTTTGTCGGGGCGCGTCCGAGTGACCAGGTCGTGCTGGTGCGCAACACGACGGAGGCGATCAATGTCCTCTCCGGTGCGCTGCCCGCGGGCACCCGGGTGCTGGGCACACCAGTCGAGCACCACGCCAACCTCCTTCCGTGGCGGCGTCACGACTTCGAGATGCTGCCCTTCCCGGCGTCCGCGGACGAGCTGTGCGCATCGTGCGACCAGGCCCTGAGGGAGGCCGAGAGACCGTTTGACCTCGTCGCTGTCACAGCCGCGTCGAATGTGACCGGTGAGGTCTGGCCCCTGGCCCGCCTGGCGCAGATTGCCCACCGCCACGGCGCCCGGCTGTTTGTCGACGCAGCCCAGCTCGCCGCGCACCGGGCGATCCACATGGCGGCGGACGGCATCGACCTGTTGGCCTTCTCGGGACACAAGATCTATGCGCCCTTCGGTGCGGGCGCCCTCGTCGGTGATCTCGGCGCCCTCTCGCACTCCGCTCCTTTCATGCGTGGGGGTGGCGCGGTCCTGATGGTGACTGCGGACGAGGTCATCTGGGAGGTCGGGCCGGAGCGCCACGAAGCCGGGTCACCCAATGTCGTCGGTGCCGTCGCGCTCGCCGCGGCCTGCCGTGCCCTGTCAGCGGTCGGCATGGACGAGGTCGCCCGCCACGAGCGCGTGCTCGCTGCCCAGCTGCGCGCCGGACTGGAGCAGACCCCCGGGCTGGAACTGTTCGGGCTGTGGTCGGGTGCGGACATCGACCGGGTGGGTGTGGCCACCTTCCAGCTGCCCGGTTATCGACACCCGCTGCTGGCCGCCATCCTCAGCGCCGAGCACGCGATCGGCGTCCGAAACGGCTGCTTCTGCGCCCACCTGCTGATGGCACGACTGCTCGGCCTGACGACGGAAGAGCTGCAGGCGCTGAGTGCGCAGTTCCACGCCGGTCAGCAGCCGGCGATCCCCGGTGCGGTCCGGGCGAGCATCGGACTGGGGACCACGTCCGCCGACGTGGACCGGCTGGTCCAGGCTCTCGGTGACCTTGCTGACCACGGCCCCCGGGCGACGTATCACTATGAGCCCGACCACGACGAGTACCTGTGCCACCAGCTCAGCCCCGTCTAG
- a CDS encoding pyridoxamine 5'-phosphate oxidase family protein, with the protein MSIPVDLAALGEALGRHDTAYLLVSGEARPHVVQVSPELVDGVLVAAQPGRTARRVVVDHPSVSLLLPPREAGGYSLIIDGEGSLDAEGGLQVAPSTAVLHRAGAHEPQSAASDCGNDCRPLEDATPGS; encoded by the coding sequence ATGAGCATCCCTGTTGACCTGGCCGCCCTCGGCGAAGCGCTCGGCCGTCACGACACGGCATACCTGCTGGTCTCTGGTGAGGCGCGACCGCACGTCGTGCAGGTCTCGCCCGAGCTGGTGGACGGGGTGCTGGTGGCGGCGCAGCCGGGCCGCACCGCGCGCCGGGTCGTCGTGGACCATCCGTCGGTGTCCCTGCTGCTCCCGCCGCGGGAGGCTGGCGGTTACAGCCTCATCATCGACGGAGAGGGGTCCCTCGACGCAGAGGGTGGGCTGCAGGTCGCGCCCTCGACCGCGGTCCTGCACCGGGCTGGAGCACACGAGCCACAGTCCGCGGCGAGCGACTGCGGCAACGACTGTCGACCACTTGAGGACGCAACCCCTGGATCGTGA
- a CDS encoding nucleotidyltransferase family protein: protein MTSHPTRTRTTGLLLAAGAGRRYGQPKGTVVDADGAWVVSAARALLDGGCADVLVVTGAEAEHVEALLAADDDLTELDTVTTTRCGTWEQGMGESLRAGLTALATRGRTIPQQALLHLVDLPDVGAQVVARVLASAGAGTAALARAAYDGRPGHPVLIGRDHWEGVLGRADGDAGARGYLRTVPPLLVECGDLAGGADVDEPTCRG from the coding sequence GTGACCTCCCATCCGACCCGCACCCGCACGACCGGCCTGCTCCTGGCCGCCGGCGCCGGACGCCGCTACGGCCAGCCCAAGGGCACCGTGGTGGACGCCGACGGCGCCTGGGTGGTCAGCGCCGCGCGAGCCCTGCTCGACGGGGGCTGCGCCGACGTGCTGGTCGTCACCGGTGCCGAGGCCGAGCACGTCGAGGCGCTCCTCGCCGCGGACGATGACCTCACTGAGTTAGACACCGTGACGACGACCCGGTGCGGCACCTGGGAGCAGGGGATGGGGGAGTCGTTGCGGGCCGGCCTCACCGCACTGGCCACCCGTGGTCGGACCATCCCGCAGCAGGCACTGCTGCACCTCGTCGACCTGCCCGACGTCGGCGCCCAGGTGGTTGCCCGGGTGCTTGCCAGCGCCGGTGCGGGGACCGCGGCCCTGGCGCGCGCGGCATACGACGGTCGTCCGGGCCACCCGGTGCTGATCGGGCGTGACCACTGGGAGGGAGTGCTGGGCCGTGCCGACGGCGACGCCGGAGCCCGCGGTTATCTGCGGACGGTCCCGCCGCTGTTGGTCGAGTGCGGCGACCTGGCCGGCGGGGCCGATGTCGACGAACCCACCTGTCGGGGCTAG
- a CDS encoding AAA family ATPase yields the protein MSDEDVFASPQALSDALAGTGYLADAGLTTVTWLAQHLDRPLLLEGEPGTGKTALAEALAELLAVPLIRLQCYEGIEASQALYDWDFPRQILHLRAVQALTEQGSSGRAGVGTDEAGGGAAAPERVAELEANLFDERFLLARPVLRALREAPCVLLVDEIDRADDEFEAFLLEVLSTWSVTIPELGTVRAQTPPLVVLTSNRTRELHDALKRRCLYHWIEHPGMERELAIVRARLPEVEESLAAEVVRLVQRLRSEEDLVKPPGVAETLDWTRAVVALGVSRLDPEVAAATMGAAVKYREDTERIRVALDRMLTR from the coding sequence ATGTCAGACGAGGACGTCTTCGCGAGCCCACAGGCACTCTCCGACGCCCTGGCGGGGACGGGATATCTCGCCGACGCGGGGCTGACGACCGTCACCTGGCTGGCCCAGCACCTCGATCGACCGCTGCTTCTGGAGGGCGAGCCCGGCACAGGCAAGACGGCGCTGGCCGAGGCCCTCGCCGAGTTGCTGGCAGTGCCGCTGATCCGCCTGCAGTGCTATGAAGGGATCGAGGCGTCCCAGGCGCTCTATGACTGGGACTTCCCGCGGCAGATCCTGCACCTGCGAGCCGTGCAGGCACTGACCGAGCAGGGCAGCTCCGGCCGTGCCGGCGTCGGCACGGACGAGGCCGGGGGAGGCGCTGCCGCACCGGAGCGGGTGGCCGAGCTCGAGGCAAACCTTTTTGACGAGCGGTTCCTGCTGGCGCGCCCGGTCCTGCGGGCGCTGCGCGAGGCACCCTGCGTGCTGCTGGTCGACGAGATCGACCGGGCCGACGACGAGTTTGAGGCCTTCCTGCTGGAGGTGCTCTCGACCTGGTCGGTGACGATCCCCGAGCTCGGGACGGTCCGGGCCCAGACGCCGCCGCTGGTGGTGCTCACCTCCAACCGCACCCGCGAGCTGCACGACGCGCTCAAGCGCCGTTGCCTCTATCACTGGATCGAGCACCCGGGGATGGAGCGCGAGCTGGCGATCGTCCGGGCGCGCCTGCCCGAGGTCGAGGAGTCGCTCGCCGCTGAGGTGGTCCGCCTGGTCCAGCGGCTGCGCTCGGAGGAGGATCTCGTCAAGCCGCCGGGCGTGGCCGAGACCCTGGACTGGACGCGGGCCGTGGTCGCTCTCGGTGTCAGCCGGCTCGACCCCGAGGTGGCAGCCGCGACGATGGGGGCGGCTGTGAAGTACCGCGAGGACACCGAGCGCATCCGCGTCGCCCTCGACCGGATGCTCACGAGGTAA
- a CDS encoding vWA domain-containing protein: MTAGAAGTNAPDTSTEAAGWSAVQTLGGFARACRAAGLPVTADRERTFLQACAAVGLAERDPVYWAGRATLTASLADIEPYDQVFTSWFGGRAMHGVASPDRPQPTVLQASLEDPGQGGGDGADEDEEEIVKVAASATEVLRHRDVAGLSPQDQATLRRLFATLTVRPPTRPTRRHTPSHRGSIDGRATVRAHLRALGEPGQIARRRRMVRPRRVVLLVDVSGSMSSYADNLLRLAHRMVQAAPRTTEVFTLGTRLTHVTRALRERDADRALVAAGETVPDWSGGTRLGESLSVFLRRWGRRGMARGAVVVVFSDGWEREGPEQLGEAMRQLRSLAHRVVWVNPHRGKAGYLPVQAGIVAALPHVDEFVAGHSLAAFEEVLEVVSGA, from the coding sequence ATGACCGCGGGTGCAGCAGGCACGAACGCGCCGGACACGAGCACTGAGGCCGCCGGGTGGAGCGCGGTGCAGACCCTCGGCGGATTCGCGCGGGCCTGCCGTGCCGCGGGCCTGCCCGTCACCGCCGATCGGGAGCGCACCTTCCTGCAGGCGTGCGCTGCCGTCGGGCTGGCCGAGCGCGACCCGGTCTACTGGGCCGGGCGGGCGACGCTGACCGCCTCCCTGGCCGACATCGAGCCCTATGACCAGGTCTTCACCAGCTGGTTCGGCGGACGGGCGATGCACGGCGTCGCCAGCCCGGACCGCCCGCAGCCAACCGTCCTGCAGGCCTCTCTCGAGGACCCGGGTCAGGGCGGCGGTGACGGCGCTGACGAGGACGAGGAGGAGATCGTCAAGGTCGCCGCATCGGCCACCGAGGTGTTGCGCCACCGCGACGTCGCCGGACTCTCACCACAGGACCAAGCCACCCTGCGCCGGCTGTTCGCCACGCTCACGGTGCGGCCGCCGACGAGGCCGACCCGTCGGCATACGCCCAGTCACCGGGGCAGCATCGACGGGCGGGCCACCGTGCGCGCCCACCTGCGTGCGCTCGGTGAGCCCGGCCAGATCGCCCGGCGCCGCCGGATGGTGCGACCGCGCCGCGTCGTGCTGCTGGTGGACGTGTCCGGCTCGATGAGCTCCTATGCCGACAACCTGCTGCGCCTGGCGCACCGGATGGTGCAGGCCGCCCCGCGCACCACTGAGGTCTTCACCCTCGGCACCCGGCTCACCCACGTCACCCGTGCCCTGCGCGAGCGGGACGCGGACCGGGCCCTCGTGGCGGCGGGGGAGACGGTGCCCGACTGGTCCGGGGGCACCCGGCTGGGTGAGTCCCTGAGCGTCTTCCTGCGCAGGTGGGGTCGACGCGGCATGGCGCGCGGCGCGGTGGTGGTGGTCTTCAGCGACGGGTGGGAGCGGGAGGGGCCCGAGCAGCTGGGGGAGGCGATGCGTCAGCTGAGGTCGCTGGCGCACCGGGTCGTGTGGGTCAACCCGCACCGGGGCAAGGCCGGATATCTGCCGGTGCAGGCGGGGATCGTGGCGGCCCTGCCGCACGTCGATGAGTTCGTCGCGGGGCACTCGCTCGCGGCTTTTGAGGAAGTCCTGGAGGTGGTCTCGGGTGCGTGA